Sequence from the Corvus moneduloides isolate bCorMon1 chromosome 18, bCorMon1.pri, whole genome shotgun sequence genome:
CGGAGAAACAcggggctgctccctcctcctgcagctcagcaaaTTCTGGGCTTCCCTGGGGGCACCTGATGGTTTTCCTGGGCTGCATGCTTGCAGCAAGCTTGGGAATATTTGGGGGGCAATTGGAACTCCTTGTGTCCTTCTGCCCTGTGCTCAGGGTTGTTTGGATCCCATTGCAGGACCAGGGACGGCCATGTCCAGTTCTGGACAGCGCCGAGGGTCCTCTCATCGCTCAAGCACTTGTGTCGCAAAGCCCTGCGCACCTTCCTCACGACCTACCAGGTGCTGGCGCTGCCCATTCCCAGGAAGCTGAAGGAATTCCTCACTTACCGGACTTTTTAAGGCAGCAGGGGGAGCAGAGGCATGGAGGTGAGCCCCAGGGCTCAGCCcgggctgctggtgctgcagaaaCGTCGAGCCATGAGCAaggagtgctgctgctcccgtGGTTTTGGGGCTGTGGAGGGCTTTTTTTGGTGTCATGATacaaaaacccagcaaaatcCCACGCAGAGGGcgaggggcagagctgcagtggccCCGCAGGGGACACGGGTGGGACACAggtccccctgtcccctgctgcctgctggggttGGGTCAGGTGCTTCTGCTTCCGAGTGCAATGGTGTGGGATGACGgtggggcagctgctgtgggagcagagctgttgtCACCTGCACAAATATGGGGCTAAACCCCCCTCAAAACACCCACCTGGGAATGCCCCTCCATCCCGGTGGAGCgcaggctctgctgctctcctggcgTGGGCAGGAGCGGGACAAGCCCGAGCGGGTGTCAATAAACAAAAATTGATTCCTCATGATTTCCCTCCCGGCTCGCTCAGGTGACCTGGGAgtgcctggcactgccctggctgccagggagggGTGGCAGAGGTGTCCATCTGTGCAAAAAGGTGGCTTCAGTCCACGCCCTGCTCCCATTCCTGTTGTTTTCTCTCCGTGCTGGAGCGTGGCACTCGATCAGCCCAATTCCCAGACATGCTGAGCATGcagcagtgttttgtttgtCCCCTTTCTCCAGCTTAGCTGGTGGCTGGAGCAACAGCACATTCCTTGTGTGCTGGCAGGCTCTGTGGAGGGAATTCTCCTCCAAACATCCCCAGGATGTTGTTTTTCCCTTGGGAACGGCTGAACACAGAAAGCTGGTGCTTCCCTAACCCCCCACCTCCCTCCAGGAGGGAAAAGCAAAGACCAGTGTGACCTGCTGGGCTTTGGAGGCACCTGTATTTCCCCAAGGAGCTTGGGAATAACGTTACCCAACTCTTGTGCCCTGGCTGTGGGCTCAAGGCTTCCATAAAGGgactgggaggctgcagggagcagctccaggcacgGGGCCGATGGTCCTTCCCAAATCCAGCAGCAGATCCACCTGGCAGGACTCAGGCTTCGGCCACCACCAGGTCCCTGGTGACCTGGAAGGCGGCGATGAGGGAGCTCAGCTGGATCTTCTCGCTGGTGCCAGCAGCCAAGCGGTACCTGGAGAGGGGGCCAAGGGAAGCTGTGGGCCTTTCCACCACTGTGGGTGCCCCCCAAAGCCGTGGGCTGTGTGCCAGCGGTGCCCAGCGGCCACCAGGAGCCACCCCAGTGTCGCCACTCTGGGGGAGCGTCACTTACTCGATGTCTGCCAGCTTGATCAGCAGCTGGATGCGGATGGAGGGTGGGAAGTCGACTGTGGAGAGAAGGAAACGCTCGGTGAGGGCCAGGGGGAAGTTTGGCCTCTCCAGGATCATCGGGAGCCGGACCCTGTGCCCACCTCTGTGCACGAAGAGATGGATCTCGGTGAGGATGTCCTGCAGGGCCAGGCCCTTCAGCGTCTTCAGCTCCATGATTTCTGGGATGAGAGCGAGTCAAGGCCTTGCTTCCAGGCTTTTCCCTGCCAGATCCCTGCTCCTCATCTCCGCGGGGCCTCCCCAGCGAGCAGCACCCGCCCCAGACAGATCACAGAGATCCCGGGGAAAGAGCAGGATTTATCCCAGCTGGGAATAACCCCCAGGGCAAAGGATACGGCGGTAGGCAGTGGAAAAATCCTGGTTCAGCATCCAGTCGAGGATGTTGGCGATGTCAGACTTGAGGGGATGCCCCGTGCAGGTGTAAACGTTCTCCTCTGTCACCTTCCCAAAGGCCATGGAGGTgctctgaggaagaggagggaacaGGGAGGATGAAGAGGcccctccagctcagctggcCAGGGGCTGATGGCCACATTCCCACCTGCAAGATATTGAGGGCCCTGCGCATGTCCCCGCTCGAGAGGGTCACCAGAGCCTTCATCCCATCCTCGGTCACATCCACCCTGGAAAACAATGCCGAGGGAAGTGGAACCGTGGGAATCCAACCTGCTGCTCCTCCcgggcagggaatggggacagaggggtgTGCAGGGATCCCCCGCTCACCCCTCCTCCTGGATGACGTGCTGGAGCCGCGGCACCATCAGCTCCGGGGTCAGGGGGCCGAAGCGGAAGCGGGTGCAGCGGGATTGCAGGGCGGGAATGATCTTGGAGAGGTAGTTGCAGATGAGGCAAAACCGGGTGTTTTCTGTGAACTTCTCGATCACTGcaaaaaggagggaggggaggaggatcCTTGGCTGCTGCCTCATCCTGATTCCCACCCTGTGCCGGGCTGGATGAGGCTGATGGCTGCCCACAGTGTGGGATTCCCGCGGTGTGGAATTCCCAGTGCCCCTCACCTCTCCTCAGGGCGTTCTGAGCATCCTGGGTCATGGCGTCGGCTTCATCCAGGATGACGAGCTTGAAGCCTTTCCTAGGAAAAAGGGTGGGTTTGATGCTGGAGAAAGGGGGAGCTGGGATGTTTGTTCCCAGCCTGACTCCTGGGAAGCCCTTCTTACATCCTCACCCTCCCTGCTTGCTGGGCACTttcccacctgctccagcacactGCCCACCCCGGGACCTCCCAAATCCCCTTCCCAATCCaagtgccagggcaggagcgTGCCAAAGGGACGGGGAGCTTTGGGAAGCACAGCCCCACCACGTACTTAAAGATGGTCCTGGTGCTGGCGAAGCTCAGGATGGGCCCTCGGACGATGTCGATGCCACGGTCATCGGAGGCGTTGAGCTGGAAGGAGACAGTGTGGATCcgcatccctgcatcccaatCCACCCCATCCCATCGCATCTtgtcccatcccaccccatctcttcccgctccatcccatcccctccccgcTCACCTCCAGCACCATGGAGCCGAATTCCCGCTCCCGGTACAGCTGCCTGGCACAGGCCAGGATGGTGGATGTCTTCCCGGTGCCGGGCGGCCCATAGAGGAGCAAATGCGGGAGCCGATCCTCGCTGATGAAGCGCTGCACTGCGGGTTAACGGAATAACAGCGGGATAACAGCGGGATAACATCGGGATAACAACGGGATAACATCGGGATAACAACGGGATAACGGGGCCGGGGGACACTCGGGACCGGCGGGGGGAGTCACCGCGGGGGGCGAGGGGGATGTTAATTACCGGTGCTGAGGATGTCCCGGTGAGACACCAGCTCGGATAGCGCCTGCGGACGGTATTTCTCCACCCTGCACCGGGGAAGGAAAGGAGCGGAGGGTGAGCCCCGGGGCAGCTCCCGCCGCTTTATCTCGGTATCCCGGTATCCCCCCGCTCCCGGCCGTACCACGGCAGGTTCGCGCTGCCCGCCGGCGCCATGTTGGGAAGTCTCGCGAGAGCGCCGCGAAGCGCGCGAGagcgccggggcggggcgggtcTGAGGGGTCCGGGCGGGTCCCGCTGGATCGGGAAAATCCCGGCCCCTTCCAACCCGGAATGGGGCAATTCCCGGGATGGGACAgctacagctgctctgggcaccctgtgccagggcctgcccaccctcccagggaacaattccttcccaagatcccatccagccctgccctctggcagtgggaagccattccctgtgtcctgtccctccagcccttgccccagtccctctccagctctgctggagcccctttaggccctgcaaggggctctgagctctccctggagccttctcctctccaggtgagcacccccagctctcccagcctggctccagagcagaggggctccagcccttggagctgCTCCGAcgcctcctctggactcctccagcagctccaggtccctcctgtgctgggaccccagagctggacacaatATTCCCACTGGGATCCCACCTGAGTGGAGAGGGAGAAACCCGCCCcatcctcctgtccctgtgcgtggcagggggtggaacgaggtgacctttaaggtcccttccaacccaacccattccatgattctgtgactgtggGAAGAGCACGGTGCTGGTGTTCACCATGGTGCCTGTGATCCTGGGGAAATCAGGGCAGCAGGAATTGCTGGATCAAGGTTGTGAGCAATGTTTTGGGCAAGCACAGTGCCCCTGCCCTCGGAAAGCCTTGGGATGAGAGGGGCACCTTTGGGTGCAGGGACACTTGAGGAGAGGAGACCTGCTGGGATCCTCCCAGTGTGAGGGGAGCAGCAAACTCCGGAGGTGGCTGCGAGAACAGAACACCTttatccctgtccctgctgcttcccagcacctCTGGAAAACCCCCAGAGCCTCCTTTAGAGAAGGGGCTTAGAGAGGAGAatcagcccaggctgctggagcGATGCTCCGGTGCTGCTCCGATCCCATGCCATGGATGGAGAACGGAAAGCAGGCGGGAGTGAGAGGTGCTGGCTTGGAAAATGCAGGTGGAGCGAGGATGGGAAGCCATCCATTGGGAAGTAGAGGTGCAGGgcaagcaaaaaaatccctgcaaaaATCTCGTTGCTGCCAAGGGAAGTGAAAACATCAAGAGCTCCAGGCTGGGTCCTATGAAACCCCAAAAATCTCCTGGAGGGCAGCTGCTttcctgttggtttttttttcccttttttccccattttttttcccctgcagccccataaaggagagcaggagctggaagctgAGGTCAGCAGCCCCAGCCGTCCCTCTGGGCGCGTGACAGCTGTGACAGATGGCCCTTCCCTTCGGAGCCTCCAGGTCCTTCCCAGGCACCTGGGAACAGCCGGGAGCTGGGATTTTCCTGTACGTCCTGgatccagagctgctgctctccccctGGATCTGCCTTCGCCTGGGGCAGGCTCTTGTCCTCCTAAATGGATTTTTCCAGGCATTTCCCCCATCATTAATAAATCCCGagctccagagcagggaaaatcTTTGGGGGTGTTGTTTAATAGGGTTAAACTGATGAGAGCATCCCCCTGGGATGGCTCTGATTTCCTTCTTGGATGGAGATGGTGGGACAGGGATAATGGGGACAGAGGTGATGGTGACAGAGATGTGCTTCCAGAGAGGATGAAAACAGGTGTTCCTAAAGATCTGAAACCCAAGGGATCCTCCCACCCCATGTGGAGCTGAAGAAGTTCTTTGCCATATTAAAACCCAAGGAATCCCAGTGCTGATATCCAAAGGCTCCTGTGGAGCAGCTCACCCCGAGCTGGAGCAATGAACCCTcatggggtggttttggggggatttggtGGGAAACTCCTGCTGTGGTGCCGTGGTGTTGGTTTCCCAGGGTGGAGTGGCCATGCCAGGGgattctctctcccttcctggCAGGATGTTGTGCCTGGAAGAGCCCCTTTGGCACTGAGGGAACATCAACCCAGTTTAGAGACTCTGAGTAGCTCCAAACCCTTTTCTCATggagaaaaccagcagaagTCAATTAAAACATTACCAGGTAATTTTATATGGACTCATTGTGCCATTCCCGCTGTCTGGAATGTTCATCCACCTCTCGGACCGTGGCCAGCTCCAAGCGTGGGAGCTGTCCCACAGGCTGCTGAAGGGTTTTTTGGGAAGCATGAGGTTTGGTGAGCACACAaaatccctgcagctctggtgcTTTTATCCCAGTGGGGTCTCCCTGcttgcaatttattttatattttcctttcctttcctttcctttcctttcctttcctttcctttcctttcctttcctttcctttcctttcctttcctttcctttcctttccctttcctttccctttcctttccctttcctttccctttcctttccctttcctttccctttcctttccctttcctttccctttcctttccctttcctttccctttcctttccctttcctttccctttcctttccctttccttccctttccttccctttcctccccttccccttccccttccccttccccttccctcattTCCCACCCCTCTGAGCCCCCCTCACAGCCAGCGTTGGGAACAAGGTGGAAAAGGGACATCCCAGCACGGGGATGAGCCTGGAAATTAAAAGTCCTGattaataaaaaaggcaaaattcagcttttttagCCATATCCCCACTCGGGGGGAATCGACCACTGTGAGCACAGATAAAGCCATTGGGAGTTTGGTTTGtgctctcccagcactgagagggactgggatggggattccaGCTGGGAATAAAGTCACATATCCAGAGGCAGGGAGGTCAcggctgtgcctggagcaggtggagggTCTGGGAGCATCATCCTGGCTCCGTCTCTCCGGAATAATTCCTGAGTGTTGGCTGGGCTTGGCCCCCATTGCTCCAGACCAGGAATCCCCATTGCCCCAGATCCCCCCATTTCCAACCCCCCCATTGCCCCAGaacccccctgccccccccatGCATCATCCCCCCCTTCACCTCTGGCTGCTccccccatcccattcccgGGAATCAGAGGGATTGGGATGATcgtgggaagggctggggggatggggatgggggagaCGGGGATGGGGAGGTGTGGGGATGGAGACAGGGGTGGAGGTGATGAGGATAGAGAGGCATTGGGGTTTGGGGCATGGGGTGGATGGGGATAGGGATGGGGATAGGGATGGGGatagggatgggaatgggggagtGTTGATGAGAATGAGGTGTGGGGAtggggggtgggtggggatAGCGGGAAGGaaagtgctggggctgggggtggtggggctggggagggttGATGGGGATGGGGGTGCTGGGGTTGGGGGTGTTGATAAGGTTGGGGGGATGTTGATGAGGATGGGGAGGTGTGTGGGGGATGGGGGTGATGGAGCTGGGGGTGATAAGGATGGGGGGATGTTGATAAGGTTGGGGGGTGATGATGAGGATGAGGGTGATGGGGCTGCGGGGATGATGATGTGGGGGTGATGATGAGGATAGGGGTGATGGAGCTGGGGGTGATAAGGTTTGGGGAGTTGTTGATAAGGTTGGGGGGTGTGTTGATGAGGATGTGGGGGTGATGATGAGGATGTGGGGGTGATGGAGCTGGGGGTGATAAGGATGGGGGATGTTGATAAGGTTGGGGGATGTTGATGAGGATGAAGGTGATGGGGTTGGGGGGGATGATGTGGGGGTGATGATGAGGATGGGGGTGATGGAGCTGGGGGTGATAAGGTTTGGGGAGTTGTTGATAAGGTTGGGGGGGTGTGTTGATGAGGATGTGGGGGTGATGATGAGGATGACGgtgatggggctgggggtgatAAGGTTTGGGGAGTTGTTGATAAGGTTGAGGCGGTGTGTTGATGAGGATGGGGGGGTGATGATGTGGAGGTGTTGATGAGGATGGGGGTGTTGATAAGGTTGGGGGGTATGATGATGAGGATGTGGGGGTGATGATGAGGATGCTGCTGTGTGGGTGCGGGGGCGATGCGGATGCCGGGAagctgccggggccgggggtgccGGGCCGGGGGTGTGCGGGGGTTCCCGCGCGGAGCGGCGCGCAGCGAGCGCGGCCCCGCGGAGCCGGAgcgcgccgcccccgcccccgccccgccgcgcccgggGGGGGGGtagcggcggcggcgccgcgctGACGGCTCGGTGGGCACCGCGATGCTGCGGGCCGCGGCCGAGCGGGGCtgagcggcggcgggggccggcgAGCGGAGCCGAGGGAAGGgggggccgcggcggcggcgggcggaggggagggcgggcgggg
This genomic interval carries:
- the RFC5 gene encoding replication factor C subunit 5 isoform X1 encodes the protein MAPAGSANLPWVEKYRPQALSELVSHRDILSTVQRFISEDRLPHLLLYGPPGTGKTSTILACARQLYREREFGSMVLELNASDDRGIDIVRGPILSFASTRTIFKKGFKLVILDEADAMTQDAQNALRRVIEKFTENTRFCLICNYLSKIIPALQSRCTRFRFGPLTPELMVPRLQHVIQEEGVDVTEDGMKALVTLSSGDMRRALNILQSTSMAFGKVTEENVYTCTGHPLKSDIANILDWMLNQDFSTAYRQIMELKTLKGLALQDILTEIHLFVHRGGHRVRLPMILERPNFPLALTERFLLSTVDFPPSIRIQLLIKLADIEYRLAAGTSEKIQLSSLIAAFQVTRDLVVAEA
- the RFC5 gene encoding replication factor C subunit 5 isoform X2 — encoded protein: MAPAGSANLPWVEKYRPQALSELVSHRDILSTVQRFISEDRLPHLLLYGPPGTGKTSTILACARQLYREREFGSMVLELNASDDRGIDIVRGPILSFASTRTIFKKGFKLVILDEADAMTQDAQNALRRVIEKFTENTRFCLICNYLSKIIPALQSRCTRFRFGPLTPELMVPRLQHVIQEEGVDVTEDGMKALVTLSSGDMRRALNILQSTSMAFGKVTEENVYTCTGHPLKSDIANILDWMLNQDFSTAYRQIMELKTLKGLALQDILTEIHLFVHRVDFPPSIRIQLLIKLADIEYRLAAGTSEKIQLSSLIAAFQVTRDLVVAEA